The following proteins are encoded in a genomic region of Blastococcus colisei:
- a CDS encoding biotin-dependent carboxyltransferase family protein — protein sequence MTRALTVLAAGPLTTVQDAGRPGQAALGIVRSGACDRAVYRQANRLVGNPEGLAVLEVTYGGLAVRAEADLLVVTTGARCAGPFPHAAPTALRRGTELRLGPPGTGLRTYVAVRGGIDVPPVLGSRATDVLSGLGPAVVADGDVLPVGPPVDPMPGVDLAPVPEIPGGEVTVAVLPGPRSDWFGDAGWAALTGRAWTVTNESNRVGLRLDGVPLERVQNGELPSEGMVRGALQVPPSGTPVLFLADHPVTGGYPVIGYVADEPVRSDVDRCGQLRPGQTLRFRAAQ from the coding sequence ATGACGCGCGCCCTGACCGTGCTGGCGGCCGGTCCCCTGACGACGGTGCAGGACGCCGGCCGGCCAGGGCAGGCCGCGCTCGGCATCGTCCGCTCGGGTGCCTGCGACCGGGCTGTGTACCGGCAGGCCAACCGGCTCGTCGGCAACCCGGAGGGGCTCGCGGTCCTGGAGGTGACCTACGGCGGGCTGGCGGTGCGTGCGGAGGCCGACCTGCTGGTGGTGACGACGGGCGCGCGCTGCGCGGGACCGTTCCCCCACGCCGCGCCGACCGCGCTCCGGCGCGGCACCGAGCTGAGGCTGGGACCGCCCGGGACCGGCCTGCGGACCTACGTCGCCGTCCGCGGCGGCATCGACGTCCCCCCGGTGCTCGGCTCCCGGGCCACCGACGTGCTGTCGGGGCTGGGACCGGCGGTGGTGGCCGACGGCGACGTGCTGCCGGTGGGGCCGCCGGTCGACCCGATGCCCGGGGTCGATCTGGCGCCGGTCCCCGAGATCCCCGGTGGGGAGGTCACCGTGGCGGTGCTGCCCGGCCCTCGCTCCGACTGGTTCGGCGACGCGGGGTGGGCGGCGCTGACCGGGCGGGCCTGGACGGTGACCAACGAGAGCAACCGGGTCGGTCTGCGGCTGGACGGCGTACCGCTGGAGCGGGTACAGAACGGTGAACTGCCCAGCGAGGGCATGGTGCGGGGGGCCCTCCAGGTGCCACCCTCGGGAACGCCGGTGCTCTTCCTGGCCGACCATCCCGTGACCGGCGGCTACCCCGTGATCGGCTACGTGGCCGACGAGCCGGTGCGCAGTGACGTCGACCGGTGCGGGCAGTTGCGCCCCGGCCAGACCCTGCGGTTCAGGGCCGCGCAGTAG
- a CDS encoding 5-oxoprolinase subunit B family protein, which produces MRVLPSGSTALLVELDDLDAVLALYAALAEEPPDGVVDIVPAARTVLLVTDPARTSLSAVGDAVRRTTPRPGTRTGGDVVELPVHYDGEDLDELAGLLDLAPEELVRRHTAGEWTVAFGGFAPGFGYLTQPGGQWDVPRRSTPRTKVPPGSVALAGEFSGVYPRESPGGWQLIGRTDVAVFDLDRNPPALLRPGVRVRFVETAPG; this is translated from the coding sequence ATGCGGGTGCTTCCGAGCGGCAGCACGGCGCTGCTGGTGGAGCTGGACGACCTGGATGCGGTGCTGGCGCTCTACGCCGCGCTGGCCGAGGAGCCGCCGGACGGCGTGGTCGACATCGTCCCCGCCGCCCGGACCGTGCTGCTGGTGACCGATCCGGCCCGTACCTCGCTGTCCGCGGTGGGCGACGCCGTCCGTCGGACCACGCCGCGTCCGGGTACCCGCACCGGCGGGGACGTCGTGGAGTTGCCCGTCCACTACGACGGGGAGGACCTCGACGAGCTCGCAGGGCTGCTCGACCTGGCCCCCGAGGAGCTCGTGCGACGGCACACGGCAGGTGAGTGGACCGTTGCTTTCGGCGGCTTCGCCCCCGGCTTCGGCTACCTCACGCAGCCGGGCGGGCAGTGGGACGTGCCGCGCCGGTCGACCCCGCGCACCAAGGTGCCGCCGGGGTCGGTCGCGCTCGCCGGTGAGTTCAGCGGTGTCTATCCGCGCGAGTCCCCCGGAGGCTGGCAGTTGATCGGCCGGACCGACGTCGCCGTCTTCGACCTGGACCGGAACCCTCCGGCGCTGCTGCGCCCCGGGGTACGGGTGCGTTTCGTCGAGACGGCGCCGGGATGA
- a CDS encoding GGDEF domain-containing protein codes for MSPSSARVAAGDLAAVLCRLLDASSREDSTAFLALLDDVDVVLAESDEPCWSAWRHTLAARRALIESDPELAVESVAAAREALDKCPPSPDTALTLAYLAHVEVTADHFDAAMLLAVDASLLTEGPNAGEPTRALHQAHRWLSLTLSGLDLEELAVSHAVRGHRIAAVLPDLADQWQLLQLSAQQHAELAQTLRRRGDSERARALAAVAIAQATEAREMAWEPDPADADLLDVVQAWAMNSSDDLDSAMGPLRRVRRRVQEHGGLWLRGYTDLVLARLLVRVAQRDEDEEYGEEAIGLLVDAAGAFVASGDRRRYRQCLLELGQNSADLGRPAEALHWLEAYRADTGRAHSRGREMWAEMFVRRSRLREAERQAALLRRHALEDPLTGLGNRRSAERRLGTMRLGEEPLSLAVVDVDRFKKVNDEASHTHGDAVLRRVADLLREHSRTGDEVYRWAGDEFLVVLPTATEAQAVVVMERLRAAVADADWSDVVPDPVTVSIGVATAPAVDEEQPSTVVGWRALFDTADLHLFSAKRSGRNRVRAPGGEPAAGSADGPAADPADPPTEDPA; via the coding sequence GTGAGTCCCAGCTCGGCCCGCGTCGCCGCCGGCGACCTCGCGGCTGTGCTGTGTCGTCTCCTGGACGCCAGCTCGCGGGAGGACTCCACCGCCTTCCTCGCCCTCCTCGACGACGTCGACGTCGTCCTCGCGGAGTCCGACGAGCCGTGCTGGTCCGCGTGGCGGCACACCCTCGCCGCCCGGCGGGCCCTGATCGAGAGCGATCCGGAGCTGGCCGTCGAGTCCGTCGCGGCCGCCCGCGAGGCGCTGGACAAGTGCCCGCCCTCGCCCGACACGGCGCTGACGCTGGCCTACCTGGCCCACGTCGAGGTGACCGCCGACCATTTCGACGCCGCGATGCTGCTCGCCGTCGACGCCAGCCTGCTCACCGAGGGTCCCAACGCCGGCGAACCCACCCGCGCCCTGCACCAGGCCCACCGCTGGCTGTCGCTGACGCTGTCGGGACTGGACCTGGAGGAGCTGGCGGTCTCCCACGCGGTCCGCGGCCACCGGATCGCCGCCGTCCTCCCTGATCTCGCCGACCAGTGGCAGCTGCTGCAGCTGTCCGCCCAGCAGCACGCCGAGCTGGCCCAGACCCTGCGCCGCCGCGGCGACTCCGAGCGCGCCCGTGCACTGGCCGCCGTCGCCATCGCACAGGCGACCGAGGCCCGGGAGATGGCGTGGGAGCCCGATCCGGCCGACGCCGACCTGCTCGACGTCGTCCAGGCGTGGGCCATGAACAGCTCCGACGACCTCGACAGCGCGATGGGTCCGCTGCGCCGGGTCCGCCGACGCGTGCAGGAGCACGGCGGCCTGTGGTTGCGCGGCTACACCGACCTGGTGCTGGCCCGCCTGCTCGTGCGGGTCGCCCAGCGGGACGAGGACGAGGAGTACGGCGAGGAGGCCATCGGGCTGCTGGTCGACGCCGCCGGTGCCTTCGTGGCGTCGGGCGACCGCCGCCGCTACCGGCAGTGCCTGCTCGAGCTGGGGCAGAACTCCGCCGACCTGGGCCGGCCCGCCGAGGCGCTGCACTGGCTGGAGGCCTACCGCGCCGACACCGGCCGGGCGCACTCGCGCGGCCGGGAGATGTGGGCGGAGATGTTCGTCCGCCGCAGCCGGCTGCGGGAGGCCGAGCGGCAGGCCGCCCTGCTCCGCCGGCACGCGCTGGAGGACCCGCTCACCGGGCTCGGGAACCGGCGCAGCGCCGAGCGCCGGCTGGGCACGATGCGGCTGGGCGAGGAGCCGCTGTCGCTGGCCGTGGTCGACGTCGACCGGTTCAAGAAGGTCAACGACGAGGCCTCGCACACCCACGGGGACGCCGTCCTCCGCCGGGTGGCCGACCTGCTGCGCGAGCACAGCCGCACCGGCGACGAGGTGTACCGCTGGGCCGGTGACGAGTTCCTCGTCGTGCTGCCGACCGCGACCGAGGCTCAGGCGGTCGTGGTGATGGAGCGGCTCCGCGCGGCCGTGGCCGATGCCGACTGGAGCGACGTCGTCCCCGATCCGGTGACGGTGAGCATCGGCGTCGCCACCGCGCCGGCCGTCGACGAGGAGCAACCATCGACGGTGGTCGGCTGGCGGGCGCTGTTCGACACCGCCGATCTGCACCTGTTCTCCGCCAAGCGCAGCGGCCGCAACCGGGTGCGGGCCCCCGGCGGGGAGCCGGCGGCGGGATCCGCGGACGGGCCGGCGGCAGATCCGGCCGATCCACCCACCGAGGACCCCGCGTGA
- a CDS encoding diguanylate cyclase domain-containing protein, whose protein sequence is MTRSAWDAWDASDEGRRVSEHVLDSAPDAVHSALVPPGTLHRRVTAALANWQLDDAEELLADVEQEPSPYVAADPVADAPGDAPVSLGKAWADTLRAELLVRRLRVAGFTLVGDPVPADASAEDPLDLHAGVADLIEGAGGEDSDPRSESASRAALAIALVRSAKAAFDATDDDLQRAAGLARHARIELLSRRIDAAMDEAVEAASLLDPVLPPSALLVDTLGTLAGVLADLELMPLALDYQRRAHEAAMIAAADPGAPEWTGNGDTTVDADVLVATTATCLGELCAELGEGLLDDGVPESAEPHFAEARMLAEKALALLPPDSAGIVTAQVVHGWALVGLGECAAAVGPLRAAVRITSATADRAQLASAQLALGRALRRQRDVAGADEHLVSALNLATEHGLPRLRRAALRELCTLHAELDDAGRALPYLQAYLSDELDRVDERRTRWVELFGRRKSLLETERAAGQLRRQAYEDPLTHLPNRRYAEARLDGLLTTGAAPALAVVDVDRFKTINDAFGHPAGDAALRTVADLLVAGVRDTDEVCRWAGDEFVILLPDTTAEQGERALERIRRSVATYDWSSLGIDVPVTISVGIASAARGDDRRTLFAAADGVLYDAKRSGRDRVVRLSGVTQTRAPGASPLDALFGPPPVAPEGGTTTSDIPDDDAAAPVPAAPATPPPAGSADAGFAPLLVAPRPVDPPLGTGSPAEPLLGPLPRPEPVAVPEPVAVAPVGPQPIVVDPVVETVAPVPAARRAATVEPEVVWATGRTTEQVLALVREARREHPDRPALVLRAAAETLVALASEHDAYTTMDAAAMAAAVGPVPEPVGRVHVLCAGGADGPVAAEVAFVARVTGTEVVRVDDVAGSRVRGMLADGSLFAEADCLVVVAGMDASLAATVGAMADVPVVAVPTSTGSPNAFAGLGALMTMLNSAAPGVAVSTIDNGYSAGVFAARVARRATTR, encoded by the coding sequence GTGACCCGCTCCGCCTGGGACGCGTGGGACGCATCGGACGAGGGACGGCGCGTTTCCGAACATGTGCTCGACAGCGCTCCCGACGCGGTGCACAGTGCGCTCGTGCCGCCCGGAACCCTGCACCGCCGGGTGACCGCTGCCCTGGCGAACTGGCAGCTCGACGACGCCGAGGAACTCCTCGCCGACGTGGAGCAGGAGCCGTCGCCGTACGTCGCCGCGGACCCGGTGGCCGACGCTCCCGGAGACGCCCCTGTCTCGCTCGGCAAGGCCTGGGCGGACACCCTGCGCGCCGAGCTGCTCGTACGCCGGCTCCGGGTCGCCGGCTTCACCCTCGTCGGCGACCCGGTTCCCGCCGACGCCTCCGCGGAGGACCCCCTCGACCTGCACGCCGGCGTCGCCGACCTCATCGAGGGCGCCGGCGGCGAGGACAGCGACCCCCGTTCGGAGTCCGCCTCCCGCGCCGCGCTCGCCATCGCGCTGGTCCGCTCGGCGAAGGCCGCCTTCGACGCCACGGACGACGACCTGCAGCGAGCCGCCGGCCTGGCCCGGCACGCGCGGATCGAGCTGCTCTCCCGGCGCATCGACGCCGCCATGGACGAGGCCGTCGAGGCCGCCAGCCTGCTGGACCCCGTCCTGCCGCCCAGCGCGCTGCTGGTCGACACCCTCGGCACTCTCGCCGGCGTGCTCGCCGACCTCGAGCTGATGCCGCTGGCGCTGGACTACCAGCGGCGGGCCCACGAGGCGGCGATGATCGCCGCCGCGGATCCTGGCGCGCCGGAGTGGACCGGGAACGGCGACACCACAGTCGACGCCGACGTCCTGGTCGCCACCACCGCGACCTGCCTCGGTGAGCTGTGCGCCGAGCTGGGCGAGGGGCTGCTGGACGACGGCGTCCCCGAGTCCGCCGAGCCGCACTTCGCCGAGGCCCGCATGCTCGCCGAGAAGGCGCTGGCGCTGCTCCCCCCGGACAGCGCGGGCATCGTGACCGCCCAGGTCGTGCACGGCTGGGCGCTGGTCGGGCTCGGTGAGTGCGCGGCCGCGGTCGGCCCGCTGCGCGCCGCCGTCCGCATCACGTCCGCGACCGCCGACCGCGCGCAGCTGGCCTCGGCGCAGCTGGCCCTGGGCCGTGCGCTGCGCCGCCAGAGGGACGTCGCCGGGGCCGACGAGCACCTGGTCTCGGCGCTGAACCTGGCCACCGAGCACGGCCTCCCCCGCCTGCGCCGGGCCGCGCTGCGCGAGCTGTGCACCCTGCACGCGGAGCTGGACGACGCCGGCCGGGCGCTGCCGTACCTGCAGGCCTACCTCTCCGACGAGCTGGACCGGGTCGACGAGCGGCGGACCCGCTGGGTCGAGCTGTTCGGCCGGCGCAAGAGCCTGCTGGAGACGGAGCGGGCCGCGGGCCAGCTCCGCCGGCAGGCCTACGAGGACCCGCTCACCCACCTGCCCAACCGGCGCTACGCCGAGGCCCGGCTCGACGGGCTGCTCACCACGGGCGCGGCGCCGGCGCTCGCCGTGGTCGACGTCGACCGCTTCAAGACCATCAACGACGCCTTCGGCCACCCGGCCGGCGACGCGGCCCTCCGCACCGTGGCCGACCTGCTCGTGGCCGGCGTCCGCGACACCGACGAGGTGTGCCGCTGGGCCGGCGACGAGTTCGTCATCCTGCTGCCCGACACGACCGCGGAGCAGGGCGAGCGGGCGCTCGAACGGATCCGCCGGTCGGTGGCCACCTACGACTGGTCCTCCCTCGGCATCGACGTCCCGGTCACGATCAGCGTCGGCATCGCGTCGGCGGCCCGCGGCGACGACCGGCGGACGCTCTTCGCCGCGGCCGACGGCGTCCTCTACGACGCCAAGCGCAGCGGTCGCGACCGCGTCGTCCGGCTGTCCGGCGTGACCCAGACCCGGGCGCCCGGCGCGAGCCCGCTCGACGCCCTGTTCGGCCCCCCACCCGTGGCTCCGGAGGGCGGCACGACGACCTCCGACATCCCGGACGACGACGCGGCCGCTCCCGTTCCCGCCGCGCCGGCCACCCCGCCGCCCGCGGGCTCCGCCGACGCCGGGTTCGCCCCGCTCCTGGTCGCGCCCCGCCCGGTCGACCCGCCACTGGGCACCGGCAGCCCGGCCGAGCCGCTGCTCGGTCCGCTGCCGAGGCCCGAGCCGGTCGCCGTCCCGGAGCCGGTCGCAGTGGCGCCGGTCGGTCCGCAGCCGATCGTGGTGGATCCGGTCGTGGAAACCGTTGCTCCGGTGCCGGCCGCGCGCCGCGCGGCCACGGTGGAGCCGGAGGTCGTCTGGGCCACCGGCCGCACCACCGAGCAGGTTCTCGCGCTGGTCCGCGAGGCCCGTCGCGAGCACCCCGACCGCCCGGCGCTGGTGCTGCGCGCCGCCGCCGAGACGCTCGTCGCGCTCGCGTCGGAGCACGACGCCTACACGACGATGGACGCCGCGGCGATGGCCGCCGCGGTCGGGCCCGTGCCCGAGCCGGTGGGCCGCGTGCACGTGCTGTGCGCCGGCGGCGCCGACGGCCCGGTCGCGGCCGAGGTCGCCTTCGTCGCCCGGGTCACCGGCACCGAGGTCGTGCGGGTGGACGACGTCGCCGGGAGCCGCGTCCGGGGCATGCTCGCCGACGGGTCCCTGTTCGCCGAGGCCGACTGCCTGGTCGTCGTCGCGGGGATGGACGCCTCGCTCGCGGCGACGGTCGGCGCCATGGCCGACGTGCCCGTGGTGGCGGTGCCCACGTCGACCGGTTCCCCGAACGCCTTCGCGGGCCTGGGCGCGCTGATGACGATGCTGAACTCGGCCGCGCCGGGCGTCGCCGTCAGCACCATCGACAACGGCTACTCCGCCGGCGTCTTCGCCGCCCGCGTGGCGAGGAGAGCGACGACACGGTGA
- a CDS encoding NRAMP family divalent metal transporter: MSHLPEQPTTTAPSGRLASSTRSTLLGAMFLMATSAIGPGFITQTTTFTVQLGAAFAFAIAVSIVIDIALQLNAWRVIGVTGRRAQELGNLVLPGLGWVMAGFLLIGGLVFNVGNVSGAGLGTDAMFGLDPRIGGALSALIAIGIFLSRRAGVAVDRIVVVLGLVMIALTTYIAITSGPPVGEALQNVVLPEDVSFLAITTLVGGTIGGYIVYAGAHRLLDSGVTGPEHVRDITRGSITGIVITGIMRVILFLAILGVVANGADLGAENQAANAFQEAAGEIGLRVFGIVLWAASITSVIGASYTSVSFVTSRTGTSDRTRTILVCAFIAVTTLAFVLVGAAPTTLLVFAGAFNGLLLPLGIAVLLWVATRRADLFHGYRYPRWLLVVGWTAWLLTIYLAVNSVRPVIDLFS; this comes from the coding sequence ATGTCGCACCTCCCGGAGCAGCCCACCACCACCGCGCCGTCGGGGAGGCTCGCCTCGAGCACCCGCTCGACCCTGCTCGGTGCCATGTTCCTCATGGCCACCTCGGCCATCGGACCGGGTTTCATCACCCAGACGACGACGTTCACGGTGCAACTGGGCGCCGCATTCGCTTTCGCGATCGCCGTCTCGATCGTCATCGACATCGCACTGCAGTTGAACGCGTGGCGGGTCATCGGGGTCACCGGACGCCGCGCCCAGGAGCTGGGCAACCTCGTCCTCCCGGGGCTCGGCTGGGTGATGGCCGGCTTCCTGCTCATCGGCGGCCTGGTGTTCAACGTCGGCAACGTCAGCGGGGCGGGCCTCGGTACCGACGCGATGTTCGGGCTGGACCCGAGGATCGGCGGCGCGCTGTCCGCGCTCATCGCGATCGGCATCTTCCTCAGCAGGCGGGCGGGGGTCGCCGTCGACCGGATCGTCGTCGTCCTCGGCCTGGTCATGATCGCGCTGACCACCTACATCGCCATCACCTCCGGCCCGCCGGTCGGGGAGGCGTTGCAGAACGTCGTGCTGCCCGAGGACGTCTCCTTCCTGGCGATCACGACCCTGGTCGGGGGCACGATCGGCGGCTACATCGTCTACGCGGGTGCCCACCGGCTGCTGGACTCCGGCGTCACGGGGCCGGAGCACGTCCGGGACATCACCCGCGGCTCGATCACCGGCATCGTGATCACCGGCATCATGCGGGTGATCCTCTTCCTGGCCATCCTCGGCGTGGTTGCGAACGGCGCCGACCTCGGCGCCGAGAACCAGGCGGCGAACGCGTTCCAGGAGGCGGCCGGCGAGATCGGCCTGCGCGTCTTCGGGATCGTCCTGTGGGCCGCGTCCATCACCAGCGTGATCGGCGCCTCCTACACCTCGGTGTCGTTCGTGACCTCCCGCACGGGAACCAGCGACCGCACACGCACGATCCTCGTCTGCGCCTTCATCGCCGTCACCACGCTGGCGTTCGTGCTGGTGGGCGCAGCGCCCACCACCCTGCTGGTGTTCGCGGGCGCCTTCAACGGGCTGCTGCTGCCGCTCGGCATCGCCGTGCTGCTGTGGGTGGCCACCCGGCGTGCCGACCTCTTCCACGGCTACCGGTACCCGCGGTGGCTGCTGGTCGTCGGCTGGACCGCCTGGCTGCTGACCATCTACCTGGCGGTCAATTCCGTCCGCCCGGTGATCGACCTGTTCTCGTAG
- a CDS encoding LamB/YcsF family protein — protein sequence MDLNSDLGEGFGQWTLGDDDALLDLVTSANVACGFHASDPSIMRRVCARASERGVAIGAQVGYRDLAGFGRRFIDMEPDALTADVIYQIGALEGFARVAGSRVRYVKPHGALYNAIVHHEDQAAAVVRAVVDYDRALPVLGLPGSAWLRLAGEAGLTVVHEAFADRAYTPEGTLVSRRLPGAVLHDPAEIARRCVAMAAGKPIRDVEGGELTLRPGSICVHGDTSGAVEIARRVRETLTAAGVALAPFAP from the coding sequence GTGGACCTGAACTCCGACCTCGGCGAGGGGTTCGGGCAGTGGACGCTCGGAGACGACGACGCCCTGCTCGACCTCGTCACCAGCGCCAACGTCGCCTGCGGCTTCCATGCGAGTGACCCCTCGATCATGCGCCGCGTGTGCGCACGGGCGTCCGAGCGCGGCGTCGCGATCGGCGCCCAGGTCGGCTACCGCGACCTCGCCGGGTTCGGTCGACGCTTCATCGACATGGAACCCGACGCGCTCACCGCCGACGTCATCTACCAGATCGGTGCGCTGGAAGGCTTCGCCCGTGTCGCGGGCTCGCGGGTTCGCTACGTCAAGCCGCACGGCGCCCTCTACAACGCGATCGTCCACCACGAGGACCAGGCGGCCGCCGTCGTCCGCGCCGTCGTCGACTACGACCGGGCGCTGCCGGTCCTGGGCCTGCCGGGATCGGCGTGGCTGCGCCTCGCCGGGGAGGCCGGCCTGACGGTGGTGCACGAGGCGTTCGCCGATCGTGCGTACACCCCGGAGGGCACGCTGGTGTCGCGGCGGCTGCCCGGTGCGGTGCTGCACGACCCGGCCGAGATCGCCCGTCGCTGTGTGGCGATGGCCGCCGGGAAGCCGATCCGGGACGTCGAGGGCGGTGAACTCACCCTGCGTCCGGGCTCGATCTGCGTGCACGGCGACACCTCCGGAGCGGTGGAGATCGCCCGGCGGGTGCGGGAGACGCTCACCGCGGCCGGTGTGGCCCTGGCCCCCTTCGCACCCTGA